The proteins below are encoded in one region of Lactuca sativa cultivar Salinas chromosome 3, Lsat_Salinas_v11, whole genome shotgun sequence:
- the LOC111911619 gene encoding cysteine proteinase mucunain: protein MATTAATTYAFLFCLIFSQTYSTSNISGELRVEKSPPTRTEEEIRSTYELWLLRHGKAYNALGEKEKRFQIFKDNLRFIDEHNSSGNRTYKVGLNQFADVTNEEYRSMYLGTKSDPNRRIAKVKRGEISQRYAVQENEMLPVEVDWRRSGAVAPIKNQGSCGSCWAFSTVAAVEGINKIVSGDLISLSEQELVDCDNKYNSGCNGGTMDYAFEFIVSNGGIDTESDYPYKGVGDKCDPIRNKAKIVSIDGYEDVPPMNEKALMKAVAHQPVSVGIEASGMAFQLYTEGVFTGKCGTSLDHGVVVVGYGTENGKDYWLVRNSWGTNWGEDGYFKMERNVVGTRSGKCGIAMMASYPVKYRNENPSISNSVNRDQISSI from the exons ATGGCGACAACAGCTGCAACTACGTATGCCTTTCTCTTCTGTCTCATTTTCTCTCAGACGTATTCAACAAGTAACATCTCCGGTGAATTACGTGTAGAGAAATCGCCACCTACCCGGACAGAGGAGGAGATCAGGAGTACGTACGAGTTGTGGCTGCTCCGCCATGGAAAAGCATATAATGCGTTGGGAGAGAAGGAGAAGAGGTTTCAGATCTTCAAGGATAACCTCAGGTTCATCGATGAACACAATTCTTCCGGCAACCGGACTTACAAGGTCGGCTTAAACCAGTTTGCTGACGTCACCAACGAGGAGTATCGTTCCATGTATTTAGGCACGAAATCCGATCCTAATCGTCGGATTGCTAAGGTGAAGAGAGGCGAGATTAGCCAACGGTATGCGGTTCAGGAAAACGAGATGTTGCCGGTGGAAGTTGACTGGAGAAGAAGTGGCGCCGTTGCTCCTATCAAAAATCAAGGAAGCTGCG GGAGCTGTTGGGCGTTCTCAACCGTTGCGGCCGTGGAGGGAATCAACAAAATAGTCTCCGGCGATCTGATTAGCTTGTCGGAGCAAGAGCTTGTTGACTGTGACAATAAATACAACAGCGGTTGCAATGGCGGAACGATGGATTACGCCTTCGAGTTCATCGTTTCTAATGGCGGAATCGACACCGAATCTGACTATCCTTACAAAGGTGTAGGCGATAAATGCGATCCGATTCGA AATAAAGCGAAAATTGTTAGCATTGATGGGTATGAAGATGTTCCGCCGATGAACGAGAAAGCTTTGATGAAAGCAGTAGCGCACCAGCCCGTGAGTGTCGGAATCGAAGCTTCTGGAATGGCTTTTCAGTTATATACAGAG GGTGTATTTACGGGTAAGTGTGGGACTTCATTGGACCATGGTGTGGTTGTGGTGGGATATGGTACCGAAAATGGGAAAGACTATTGGCTTGTTAGGAACTCATGGGGGACAAATTGGGGTGAGGACGGGTACTTTAAGATGGAGCGTAACGTGGTTGGGACACGCAGCGGTAAATGCGGGATTGCTATGATGGCTTCTTACCCGGTCAAATACAGAAATGAGAACCCGAGTATTTCAAACAGTGTTAACAGGGACCAGATAAGCAGTATCTAA